One segment of Arthrobacter sp. MMS18-M83 DNA contains the following:
- a CDS encoding bifunctional YncE family protein/alkaline phosphatase family protein codes for MKFKTIPVIIGTLSCVLVGGAAFAAVSTFAGPHEDGTAVTPVGMRVTPTGQQTSLGDLPLNSAISPDGKRLAVTNNGQGTQSLQLVDLADHEVDQTISYKSPESLYMGLAWSPDGTKLYASAAANSKIRTYSYSGGKLAEGAPIQLPTTTPAGKALNLFPAGLAITPDGKRLVVADQLADAVSVVDLATGTVSTTPAGHRPLSVAVSPDGTTAYVTNQGASDLSAVDISGAEPKVSRTVTVGLHPNKSVLSKDGRTLYVTNGDDDTVSVVDTAAGTSSSISVAPEKGAPVGTNPTGLALDEAGHRLFVSNSGNNDVAVVDLAHNAVAGVVPVGWYPSSLAFSGGTLHVTNAKGLGAGPNNGAGHPNPESSAPTAENQYSGSMIAGTLSSFSVPEGGQLQKATEQVKNNNRPDTAGGNIIPRQPGQESPIKHVIYVVKENRTYDQVLGSLGKGNGDPSLNLFGDESAPNMRALSKKFTTIDNFYADAEVSANGWNWVASANSNPYAEQMWPANYSGRKAPYPSEGNAPEIAAQQPDNTYVWQRLAKAGVSFRNYGFYVSNNAGTFNAADPVLDAQTDHNYHGYDLNCPDSAGSFAPLKPTCGTPRVEEWAKDFQSHVASGTVPTVQFVRLPNDHTQATRVGAPTPKAYVADNDYALGKLVDTVSHSSAWKDTAIFITEDDAQNGPDHVDAHRTLALAISPYTQTGKVDSTFYSTASMVRTIGLIAGIAPLTQFDAFATSMNASFTAKPDNTPYTAVKPSYDMTTVNGANAPMAPQVASQDTATEDKIDEQLYNKAIWESVNGADSNMPEPQHSMIGSGSGSNGQPTAKDTDG; via the coding sequence ATGAAATTCAAAACAATCCCGGTCATCATCGGAACATTGTCTTGTGTGCTCGTCGGCGGAGCTGCCTTTGCGGCGGTTTCCACGTTCGCCGGCCCTCACGAGGACGGAACAGCGGTCACGCCAGTGGGCATGCGCGTCACGCCAACTGGACAGCAGACCTCACTCGGAGACCTCCCGCTGAACTCCGCCATCTCCCCCGACGGCAAGAGGCTCGCCGTCACCAACAACGGTCAAGGTACCCAGTCCCTGCAACTCGTCGATCTCGCAGATCACGAGGTAGACCAGACCATCTCCTACAAGTCGCCCGAATCGCTCTACATGGGCTTGGCCTGGAGTCCGGACGGCACCAAGCTTTACGCCAGCGCGGCTGCGAACTCCAAAATCCGCACCTACAGCTACTCCGGCGGCAAGCTGGCGGAAGGCGCACCCATCCAGCTGCCCACCACGACCCCCGCGGGCAAGGCACTGAACCTCTTCCCGGCCGGATTGGCGATCACGCCCGACGGTAAGCGGCTGGTAGTTGCAGACCAGCTGGCCGACGCCGTGTCCGTCGTCGACCTCGCCACCGGCACCGTTTCGACGACGCCGGCCGGTCACCGGCCACTTTCAGTTGCCGTTTCCCCAGACGGCACGACGGCGTATGTCACCAACCAAGGCGCGTCCGACCTCTCCGCGGTGGACATCTCAGGCGCAGAACCGAAGGTTTCCCGCACCGTCACCGTGGGTCTCCACCCCAACAAGTCCGTCCTCTCGAAGGACGGACGTACCCTTTACGTCACCAATGGCGATGACGACACCGTCTCGGTGGTCGATACCGCAGCCGGCACAAGCTCGAGTATCAGCGTCGCGCCTGAGAAGGGCGCGCCGGTGGGAACCAACCCCACAGGGCTGGCCTTGGACGAAGCCGGGCACCGCCTCTTCGTGAGCAACTCCGGTAACAACGACGTCGCCGTCGTCGACCTTGCCCACAACGCGGTTGCCGGCGTGGTGCCTGTCGGCTGGTACCCAAGTTCATTGGCTTTCAGCGGTGGGACCCTGCACGTCACGAATGCGAAGGGCCTTGGCGCCGGGCCGAACAACGGCGCCGGCCACCCGAACCCTGAGTCAAGTGCCCCCACTGCCGAAAACCAGTACAGCGGATCCATGATCGCCGGCACCTTGAGCAGCTTCAGCGTTCCAGAAGGCGGGCAACTGCAGAAGGCCACCGAGCAGGTCAAAAACAACAACCGCCCGGACACCGCTGGGGGCAACATCATCCCGCGCCAACCCGGTCAAGAGAGCCCCATCAAACACGTGATCTATGTGGTCAAGGAAAACCGCACCTATGACCAGGTGCTCGGCAGCCTCGGCAAGGGCAACGGCGATCCCTCGCTGAATCTCTTCGGCGACGAGTCTGCCCCGAACATGAGGGCCCTGTCCAAGAAGTTCACCACGATTGACAACTTTTACGCCGATGCTGAAGTTAGTGCCAACGGTTGGAACTGGGTGGCCTCGGCCAACTCGAACCCCTACGCCGAGCAGATGTGGCCGGCCAACTACTCGGGCCGCAAGGCACCGTATCCCAGCGAAGGAAACGCCCCTGAAATCGCGGCCCAGCAGCCTGACAACACGTATGTCTGGCAGCGGCTGGCCAAGGCAGGCGTCAGCTTCCGCAACTACGGCTTCTACGTTTCCAACAACGCCGGCACGTTCAACGCCGCAGACCCCGTCCTGGATGCGCAGACCGACCACAACTACCACGGCTACGACCTGAACTGCCCTGATTCCGCGGGGTCGTTCGCACCGCTGAAGCCTACCTGCGGTACTCCGCGTGTTGAGGAATGGGCCAAGGACTTCCAGTCCCACGTGGCGTCCGGAACTGTTCCGACCGTCCAGTTCGTCCGGCTGCCCAATGACCACACCCAGGCCACCCGTGTTGGCGCCCCCACGCCGAAGGCATACGTCGCGGATAACGACTACGCGCTCGGCAAGCTGGTGGACACCGTGTCCCACTCTTCCGCCTGGAAGGACACTGCCATCTTCATCACCGAGGATGACGCCCAGAATGGCCCGGATCACGTGGATGCGCACCGCACCTTGGCGCTGGCCATCAGCCCCTACACCCAGACCGGGAAAGTCGATTCAACCTTCTACAGCACGGCTTCAATGGTCCGCACCATCGGACTGATCGCCGGCATCGCCCCGCTGACCCAGTTCGATGCGTTCGCCACCTCCATGAACGCGTCGTTCACGGCCAAGCCGGACAATACGCCGTACACCGCGGTCAAGCCCAGCTACGACATGACCACCGTCAACGGGGCAAATGCTCCGATGGCCCCACAGGTAGCCAGCCAGGACACCGCTACCGAAGACAAGATCGATGAGCAGCTCTACAACAAGGCCATCTGGGAGTCCGTGAACGGTGCTGACTCGAACATGCCCGAACCCCAGCACAGCATGATCGGTTCAGGCTCAGGCTCCAACGGCCAGCCGACTGCGAAGGACACTGACGGCTAA
- the mpaD gene encoding daptide-type RiPP biosynthesis aminotransferase: protein MTAAPDRATPSTQLPLWIPLIAQHDFPVATYTAVSARGVHVAFEDGRRRLCAKSGLWNANLGYGNPRIAEAIATELEAASYLPLFRTAHRKAIEAANALLSLPAHRFQRVVFSTSGGAANDAGMKLARQYFVLDGQPERKIIVGLTGSYHGLTYGSQALSGDDLGQAVYGVDRRNIRHIRFDDGGAELAQLMLREGRRVAAVIVEPVLGSGADVVPESFLDSLLKLREEHGFLVVADEVATGFGRVNSWFVSDEWPSAPDVIVTSKAMTNGTSACAAPLVGARVTEKFDSTESVFVHGETQAGTPATCAAILSTIDEMKRLDHGSLTAAVSAGLDDLIGRLQCIPGVGTATGRGCMRAIKLEIADGLPLSPSGVLAVVRRIHEAGAIVQPGPSRIQLLPALVFTKENFEELHAAIAGGLSAARRDGVFT, encoded by the coding sequence ATGACTGCAGCACCCGACCGTGCCACACCCAGCACCCAACTCCCGCTCTGGATTCCCCTGATTGCGCAGCACGATTTCCCTGTCGCGACCTACACCGCTGTCAGCGCCCGCGGCGTCCACGTAGCTTTTGAAGACGGTCGACGCCGCCTTTGCGCAAAGAGTGGACTGTGGAACGCCAACCTCGGTTACGGCAACCCACGTATCGCCGAGGCAATCGCTACGGAACTTGAAGCTGCATCCTACCTTCCGTTGTTCAGGACGGCGCATCGCAAAGCAATCGAGGCGGCCAACGCACTGCTCTCACTCCCTGCCCACCGCTTTCAACGGGTGGTCTTCTCCACCTCCGGGGGAGCTGCCAACGACGCCGGCATGAAGCTCGCGCGCCAATACTTCGTCCTGGACGGACAACCCGAGCGAAAAATCATCGTGGGCCTGACCGGCAGCTATCACGGGCTCACCTACGGGAGCCAGGCCCTCAGCGGTGACGACCTCGGTCAGGCTGTCTATGGTGTCGACCGGCGCAATATCCGACACATCAGATTCGATGACGGGGGCGCGGAACTGGCGCAATTGATGCTCAGGGAAGGGCGCAGGGTCGCCGCGGTCATCGTCGAACCGGTCCTCGGGTCCGGTGCTGACGTTGTGCCGGAAAGCTTCCTGGACTCATTGTTGAAACTCCGGGAGGAGCACGGCTTTCTGGTTGTCGCGGACGAGGTGGCCACCGGATTCGGGCGGGTGAACTCCTGGTTCGTTTCTGATGAGTGGCCGTCGGCTCCGGACGTCATCGTGACGTCGAAGGCGATGACGAACGGCACCAGCGCGTGCGCCGCACCTCTGGTCGGAGCGCGGGTAACGGAGAAGTTCGATTCCACGGAATCTGTCTTTGTCCATGGAGAGACGCAAGCAGGAACTCCGGCCACGTGCGCCGCCATTCTTTCGACCATCGACGAAATGAAAAGGCTGGATCATGGCAGCCTCACAGCGGCAGTCTCGGCCGGACTCGATGATCTCATCGGCCGACTCCAATGCATTCCCGGCGTCGGTACGGCCACCGGTCGGGGCTGCATGCGGGCCATCAAGCTGGAGATAGCGGACGGATTGCCATTGTCACCGAGCGGTGTCTTGGCCGTCGTCAGACGTATTCACGAGGCCGGAGCGATCGTGCAGCCCGGCCCAAGCAGGATCCAGCTCCTGCCGGCCTTGGTATTCACGAAGGAAAACTTTGAGGAACTCCACGCGGCCATCGCAGGGGGGCTCAGCGCAGCCCGCCGGGACGGGGTCTTCACGTGA
- a CDS encoding DUF3311 domain-containing protein: MSTPDVPTRGPARPGPYVVAGILLTISILVPLFVPLYSIDKPRFAGMPFFYWYQMLWVPITAGMIGIAYRIVAKEDRRRREDARGARAGEQEQ, from the coding sequence ATGTCAACTCCCGATGTGCCAACCAGGGGGCCGGCAAGGCCCGGTCCATATGTTGTTGCCGGAATCTTGCTAACCATCTCCATACTGGTCCCGCTTTTCGTCCCCCTGTACTCGATCGACAAGCCGCGGTTTGCCGGTATGCCGTTCTTCTACTGGTACCAAATGCTCTGGGTTCCGATCACCGCAGGCATGATTGGCATCGCCTACCGGATAGTAGCCAAAGAGGACCGCCGCCGCCGCGAGGACGCTCGGGGCGCACGCGCTGGGGAGCAGGAACAATGA
- a CDS encoding ABC transporter ATP-binding protein, with product MKIHASFDGFSKKRGTSFAVEDLTFDVPAGRIVGLIGPNGAGKSTALAGLTGLLEATSGRATVFGTDYRTLHRPVTKVGVNLDGMDVEPGLTGRRHLQICRFAAGTPPESVDRVLELVDLTAQANKKVRDYSLGMRQRLGIASAIIGGPKLLVLDEPANGLDPDGIQWLRSFLRDFAKSGGSVLISSHQLTELEQIADDVVILKRRMLFRGSVEDATAVGGGNLEAAYFRILEGAR from the coding sequence GTGAAAATCCATGCCAGCTTTGACGGGTTCAGCAAGAAACGAGGCACAAGTTTCGCCGTCGAAGACTTGACGTTCGATGTACCCGCCGGGCGAATCGTCGGACTGATAGGACCCAATGGCGCCGGAAAGAGCACGGCCCTGGCTGGCTTGACCGGCCTGTTGGAGGCGACGTCCGGGCGTGCCACGGTCTTTGGAACTGACTACCGGACCCTGCACAGGCCCGTCACCAAAGTAGGGGTAAACCTGGACGGAATGGACGTCGAGCCTGGGCTCACCGGCCGGCGTCACCTGCAGATCTGTCGGTTTGCTGCCGGGACCCCGCCCGAGAGCGTCGATCGTGTCCTGGAACTGGTCGATTTGACCGCCCAAGCGAACAAGAAGGTCCGGGACTACTCCCTCGGGATGAGGCAGCGTCTGGGCATCGCCTCGGCAATCATCGGTGGCCCCAAGCTCCTGGTCCTCGACGAACCGGCCAACGGGCTCGACCCGGATGGCATTCAATGGCTGCGATCGTTCCTCAGGGACTTCGCCAAGTCCGGGGGAAGCGTGCTGATCTCCAGCCATCAGCTGACGGAGCTGGAACAGATAGCCGACGACGTTGTCATCCTGAAGCGGCGGATGTTGTTCCGTGGGTCCGTTGAGGACGCCACTGCCGTTGGTGGCGGGAACCTGGAAGCTGCATATTTCAGGATTCTGGAGGGAGCCCGATGA
- a CDS encoding daptide-type RiPP: MIATSNLQLTIEELENLDTPDDTPWYIRVGDVIIIAGIVVGIAAT, translated from the coding sequence ATGATCGCAACATCAAACCTTCAGCTGACCATTGAAGAACTGGAGAACCTCGATACACCTGACGACACACCGTGGTACATCCGCGTTGGTGACGTCATCATTATCGCCGGCATCGTCGTCGGCATCGCTGCGACCTAG
- a CDS encoding daptide-type RiPP — MNNTVAPRLLDLEIQELESIEVPDDWSERIHGITVGLALVGIAVTIT; from the coding sequence ATGAACAACACCGTCGCGCCAAGGCTTCTGGATCTCGAAATCCAGGAGCTGGAAAGCATCGAAGTTCCGGACGACTGGAGCGAACGTATCCACGGAATCACCGTAGGGCTTGCTTTGGTCGGAATCGCCGTCACCATCACGTGA
- the mctP gene encoding monocarboxylate uptake permease MctP encodes MSGLAVPLATTPDRPVNGVALTVVVVLFILVAVLGFFAARWRAGKETGLHSLDEWGLGGRGFGTWVTWFLLGGDLYTAYTFVAVPAAMWATGAVSGFFAVPYTIVLYPIVFLLMSRLWSVSHRHGFVTPADFVGGRYGSRALTVAVALTGIVATMPYIALQLVGIKAVLTVLGLGSAENVLLTDLPLIIAFVVLAAYTYTSGLRAPALIAVVKDLLIYLAVIVAVIYLPIKFGGWDNIFGAAQTKLDAISPATGKPTGVFIPGAASYSAYWTLALGSALALFMYPHSITGVLATKSRNTIRKNAAVLPLYSLMLGFLALLGYAAISAGTKPIDLNGAVNPQLVVPQLFLDNFPAWFAGIALAAIAIGALVPAAIMSIAAANLFTRNIYRDLIRPDADPRQEAKVSKIASLVVKFGALIFVIAMDQSAAINMQLLGGIWILQTFPAIVAGLYTRWFHRWALFAGWAAGIIYGTIAAYNVVNPVTKANFGGSIAAIPGTNVQVYIAVVAFAINLIVAAVLSLVFRAMKLPDGKDITRNSDYGADEDDPKVAQLQREYPLGETGGPVF; translated from the coding sequence ATGAGCGGGCTCGCGGTCCCGCTGGCGACCACACCGGACAGGCCCGTCAACGGCGTCGCGCTCACCGTCGTCGTCGTCCTCTTTATCCTGGTGGCGGTGTTGGGCTTCTTCGCTGCACGCTGGCGCGCGGGCAAAGAGACCGGCTTGCACAGCCTCGATGAGTGGGGCCTCGGTGGCCGCGGGTTTGGAACCTGGGTGACGTGGTTCCTTCTCGGTGGGGACCTCTACACGGCCTACACGTTCGTGGCCGTCCCGGCGGCAATGTGGGCCACCGGAGCCGTGAGTGGCTTCTTCGCAGTGCCGTACACGATTGTGCTGTACCCGATTGTGTTCCTGCTGATGAGCCGGTTGTGGTCGGTCTCGCACAGGCATGGGTTCGTCACTCCTGCGGACTTCGTTGGCGGGCGCTATGGCAGCAGGGCGCTGACGGTTGCCGTGGCCCTCACCGGCATCGTGGCAACCATGCCGTACATCGCGCTGCAATTGGTTGGCATCAAAGCCGTGCTCACGGTGCTGGGCCTCGGCAGCGCAGAGAATGTGTTGCTGACTGACTTGCCGCTGATCATCGCGTTCGTGGTCCTGGCCGCCTACACCTACACTTCGGGCCTTCGCGCTCCGGCGCTGATCGCCGTCGTGAAGGATCTCCTGATCTATCTGGCGGTCATCGTTGCGGTGATCTACCTGCCTATCAAGTTCGGAGGCTGGGACAACATCTTTGGTGCAGCCCAGACGAAACTCGACGCCATCAGCCCGGCCACAGGCAAGCCAACCGGCGTCTTCATCCCGGGCGCGGCCAGCTACTCGGCTTACTGGACACTGGCTCTTGGCTCTGCGCTGGCCCTGTTCATGTACCCGCACTCGATCACCGGGGTCCTGGCGACCAAGAGCAGGAACACGATCCGCAAGAATGCCGCGGTGCTCCCGCTGTACTCGCTGATGCTTGGATTCCTTGCCCTCCTCGGCTACGCGGCCATCTCCGCGGGAACCAAGCCGATCGACCTGAACGGTGCCGTCAACCCGCAACTGGTGGTTCCGCAGTTGTTCCTTGACAACTTCCCCGCGTGGTTTGCAGGGATCGCTTTGGCGGCTATCGCCATCGGCGCCTTGGTCCCGGCCGCCATCATGTCAATCGCTGCCGCCAACCTGTTCACCCGCAACATCTACCGGGACCTGATCCGGCCCGACGCCGACCCGCGGCAGGAAGCGAAGGTCTCCAAAATCGCCTCGCTCGTGGTGAAGTTCGGGGCACTGATCTTCGTCATTGCGATGGACCAGTCGGCCGCCATCAACATGCAGCTCCTCGGTGGTATCTGGATCCTGCAGACCTTCCCGGCGATCGTGGCCGGGCTCTACACCAGGTGGTTCCACCGCTGGGCGCTCTTCGCAGGCTGGGCCGCCGGAATCATCTACGGCACCATCGCGGCATACAACGTGGTCAACCCGGTCACGAAGGCCAACTTCGGCGGCTCCATCGCGGCCATCCCGGGCACCAATGTGCAGGTCTACATCGCCGTGGTGGCGTTCGCAATCAACCTCATCGTTGCTGCAGTCCTGTCCCTGGTCTTCCGCGCGATGAAGCTCCCCGATGGAAAGGACATCACCCGAAACTCGGACTACGGAGCTGACGAGGACGATCCCAAGGTCGCCCAGCTCCAGCGCGAGTACCCATTGGGCGAAACGGGAGGGCCGGTGTTCTGA
- a CDS encoding daptide-type RiPP, whose protein sequence is MQEQLNISIQEIESMDTPDFNNWFIGVSQGVAIGIIAVSIT, encoded by the coding sequence ATGCAGGAACAGCTCAATATCTCAATCCAGGAAATTGAGTCCATGGATACACCGGACTTCAACAATTGGTTCATTGGCGTGTCCCAAGGGGTGGCTATCGGCATCATTGCCGTCAGCATCACCTAG
- the mpaM gene encoding daptide-type RiPP biosynthesis methyltransferase, protein MRTATDKTAADILRAIGHGSPPGDLYGIEGSRLYDRLTSDDLSELPEILGAVRKTAGPILELAAGSGRITRALLALGRPLTAVDSSPEMLEMLRQRAATRSFNPRGVAVELVEADMSQLPVGGKYGCVVLGASSVTLLTHDQRRALFGRVRDSLAPESRLVLTVLDADLSDQSPDHDEGSITGFSVLDANSILFNIERRDPDGGARHVTMIKIDFDEGKSYRTAAYVSDVAYVRNEVIEAELSAEGLHVLERGAVRIASPVPSLNKVEMWVCGK, encoded by the coding sequence ATGAGAACCGCAACTGACAAGACTGCTGCCGACATCCTGCGCGCCATTGGCCACGGGAGTCCTCCTGGGGATCTGTACGGCATTGAAGGGTCCCGCCTTTACGACAGGCTGACTTCTGACGATCTGTCCGAGCTTCCCGAGATTCTTGGCGCTGTTCGGAAAACAGCAGGACCCATCCTCGAATTAGCGGCGGGGTCCGGCAGGATTACCCGGGCGCTTCTGGCTCTGGGGCGTCCCCTGACAGCCGTTGACTCTTCGCCGGAAATGCTGGAAATGCTCAGGCAAAGGGCTGCGACCCGGTCCTTTAATCCTCGGGGAGTCGCAGTGGAACTCGTCGAGGCGGACATGTCCCAACTGCCTGTTGGCGGCAAGTACGGCTGCGTCGTACTGGGTGCCAGCTCAGTGACTCTTCTGACTCATGACCAGCGACGAGCGCTCTTCGGCCGGGTCCGCGATTCCCTGGCCCCTGAATCCCGCTTGGTGCTCACAGTCCTCGATGCCGACTTATCTGACCAGTCGCCGGACCATGACGAGGGCTCGATTACTGGATTCTCGGTGCTCGACGCCAACTCCATCCTCTTCAATATTGAGCGCCGGGATCCGGATGGCGGAGCGAGGCACGTGACCATGATCAAGATCGATTTCGATGAGGGAAAGTCATACCGGACGGCCGCCTATGTCAGCGATGTGGCTTACGTCCGGAACGAGGTTATTGAAGCCGAGCTCTCCGCTGAGGGCTTGCATGTTCTCGAAAGAGGAGCTGTCCGGATCGCCTCGCCGGTCCCTTCCCTTAACAAGGTTGAGATGTGGGTATGCGGCAAATAA
- the mpaP gene encoding daptide biosynthesis intramembrane metalloprotease has translation MSPYRNGETVTGPSHARTPIQWPAQLAPTASIDEPLQAGGPWIVALNGVPKARVSADVANVLKVLDGKKEPAQVAHHLGSPWTAEDVMGVARQLVHTGVFDVTANQAETRRVQFRAPLTLQVTLFKPAPLLNFFRPAVAAMARPGFIAAAGVLVVGGIIGAFMAGPNVWRVLATPLPLEAYIHVAIAMFASTLLHELGHGMALAYFGGMPRRIGIMIFYLAPAFFCDVTDGWRLSSPKQRVLVALAGPFVHLGLGSIALVVQGILPATSLKDAAILYGIICYAIAVLNLFPFIKLDGYVALMSAVDIPHLRRKSIAALSDAVSSRFLGSRINTGSQGLLAWFGFASFVSGIAFMVIGFQRFAPIVLQLGFAGHIVVLVVLGLLLVLALKGIIQFFHSASKSGSPTWRRIGFLLLGTAVAAGLLIVIPIRSVVVAGYTYINGELKIVTPIESTAQAIVPGDRVTLKSQGMVVHEELAQATIGTEPPSNSIAPVETIVPVTFPGTNVPVRAYPGRLEGSVYLPVSGRAEVTSHREMRLWEWLWDAASNSPLWPGNFGQPTKVSTEGQQ, from the coding sequence ATGAGCCCCTACAGGAACGGCGAAACGGTGACAGGACCTTCCCACGCTCGAACTCCGATTCAATGGCCCGCACAGCTGGCTCCAACTGCGTCGATTGACGAGCCCCTACAGGCCGGCGGGCCATGGATCGTGGCTCTGAACGGTGTGCCAAAAGCCAGGGTCTCTGCGGACGTGGCCAATGTGCTCAAAGTTTTGGACGGCAAAAAGGAACCTGCCCAAGTGGCTCACCACCTTGGCAGTCCATGGACTGCGGAGGACGTCATGGGGGTCGCTCGCCAGTTAGTCCACACGGGTGTCTTCGATGTGACGGCAAACCAGGCGGAAACTCGGCGAGTCCAGTTCCGCGCGCCCCTCACCCTGCAGGTTACGTTGTTCAAGCCCGCGCCGCTCCTCAACTTCTTCCGCCCGGCGGTTGCCGCCATGGCCCGTCCCGGGTTCATCGCTGCGGCGGGTGTTCTCGTCGTCGGCGGCATCATCGGCGCTTTCATGGCGGGCCCAAACGTTTGGCGGGTATTGGCAACGCCACTTCCCTTGGAGGCCTATATTCACGTCGCCATCGCGATGTTCGCCTCCACTTTGCTGCACGAGCTCGGTCATGGAATGGCGCTCGCCTATTTCGGTGGCATGCCCAGACGTATCGGAATCATGATCTTTTATCTGGCCCCAGCGTTCTTTTGCGACGTGACGGACGGCTGGCGACTCAGTTCGCCCAAACAAAGGGTGCTGGTCGCGCTGGCCGGACCCTTCGTTCACCTCGGCCTTGGGAGCATTGCGCTTGTGGTTCAGGGCATTCTTCCGGCGACGTCCCTGAAAGACGCCGCCATCCTCTACGGAATCATTTGCTACGCAATAGCCGTCTTGAACCTCTTTCCGTTCATCAAGCTGGATGGCTACGTCGCGTTGATGTCAGCTGTGGATATTCCGCACCTACGTCGAAAATCCATCGCCGCATTGTCAGACGCGGTCAGCTCTAGGTTTCTTGGTTCACGTATCAACACGGGCAGCCAAGGTCTCCTAGCCTGGTTCGGCTTTGCAAGCTTCGTGTCAGGCATCGCTTTCATGGTCATTGGTTTCCAAAGATTTGCGCCCATCGTCCTGCAACTCGGCTTCGCGGGACACATAGTGGTCCTCGTTGTCCTTGGCCTTTTGCTTGTGTTGGCCCTCAAGGGAATCATCCAGTTTTTCCATTCGGCCTCAAAGAGCGGCAGCCCGACGTGGCGGCGGATTGGTTTCTTGCTACTCGGAACGGCTGTCGCGGCGGGACTCCTCATCGTGATTCCGATCAGGTCTGTCGTCGTGGCCGGTTACACCTACATCAACGGAGAACTAAAGATCGTGACCCCCATCGAATCGACCGCTCAAGCGATCGTCCCGGGAGACAGGGTGACTTTGAAGTCCCAAGGAATGGTGGTTCATGAAGAACTGGCACAAGCCACCATCGGCACAGAACCGCCGTCGAATTCGATTGCACCTGTGGAAACCATCGTCCCGGTGACGTTTCCGGGCACGAATGTCCCTGTGCGGGCGTACCCGGGACGCCTTGAAGGTTCGGTCTACCTCCCGGTCTCGGGACGAGCCGAGGTGACGAGCCACAGGGAGATGCGGCTGTGGGAGTGGCTCTGGGATGCCGCCTCGAATTCTCCGCTATGGCCAGGGAACTTCGGACAACCCACCAAAGTCTCGACGGAAGGGCAACAGTGA
- the mpaC gene encoding daptide-type RiPP biosynthesis dehydogenase encodes MIADRTWKTRCVVVDGELPANYLGTLIRGRAGLVVDSALTEHRDRLLDGGLNGAPVLELDARPVSFATLAVVADFTRAHGLETVVALGGGSVLDAVKLSALFFADPCFAEFAARHAKRSGLVVIPFGTEPNERPRTILMPSTVGTGAEVSAVACLDTDVGRHLIASPHLSGDIAVLDAAHFASLPGTLVFEGLLEAFLRVAGTMIGSSRSTFDDDALSLLARIVRLGHRLQHEDSAELRLAAARLSMETHTGWSLMARNPYGAKHWYVANELAYLTGERKMTATATVIGPIWDEIENGAPAWGNPHRLSELWSVVAEIDPSLGRSAASGIRELLHQWGVQGLDDLSEQTAVKTAKSAVGRWGGVLPMLRGIDHAQIQHILLKSVKKQPVLPGPLGDQRAARERG; translated from the coding sequence GTGATCGCAGACCGGACCTGGAAGACCCGCTGCGTCGTTGTCGATGGGGAGCTGCCTGCCAATTACCTCGGCACACTGATTCGTGGACGGGCCGGACTCGTGGTGGACAGTGCGCTCACCGAGCACCGAGATCGGCTCTTGGACGGCGGCCTCAACGGAGCGCCCGTCTTGGAACTCGACGCCCGACCCGTGTCATTCGCGACCCTGGCGGTTGTTGCCGACTTCACTCGAGCACACGGTCTCGAGACCGTTGTGGCACTCGGCGGCGGCTCCGTCCTTGACGCGGTGAAACTCTCTGCCCTGTTCTTCGCCGATCCGTGCTTCGCTGAATTTGCGGCGCGCCATGCCAAGCGATCGGGCCTCGTCGTCATACCTTTCGGGACCGAACCAAACGAGCGCCCTAGAACCATCCTGATGCCGTCCACTGTGGGGACCGGCGCCGAAGTCAGCGCTGTAGCATGCCTGGACACCGACGTCGGACGCCACCTGATCGCCTCACCGCACCTGTCGGGTGACATAGCGGTGCTCGACGCCGCACATTTCGCGAGCCTCCCCGGGACCCTTGTGTTCGAAGGGCTGCTCGAAGCGTTTCTCCGGGTGGCCGGAACGATGATCGGCAGCAGCCGGAGCACTTTCGACGACGACGCGCTCTCACTTCTGGCGCGGATCGTGCGGCTGGGGCATCGCCTGCAGCACGAAGATTCCGCTGAGCTGCGGCTTGCTGCAGCCCGGCTCAGCATGGAAACCCACACCGGATGGTCGCTCATGGCTCGAAACCCTTACGGGGCGAAGCACTGGTATGTCGCGAACGAATTGGCATACCTGACAGGCGAGAGAAAGATGACCGCAACTGCCACCGTCATCGGGCCCATATGGGATGAGATCGAAAACGGCGCCCCGGCCTGGGGCAACCCTCATCGTTTGTCCGAACTATGGTCCGTGGTGGCAGAAATTGACCCTTCGCTCGGCCGCTCTGCCGCTTCCGGCATCAGGGAGTTGCTGCACCAATGGGGCGTCCAAGGGCTCGATGACCTGAGCGAACAAACTGCCGTGAAAACAGCCAAATCGGCGGTCGGCCGCTGGGGTGGAGTGCTGCCCATGCTGCGTGGCATTGACCACGCGCAAATCCAGCACATTCTCCTGAAATCAGTCAAGAAACAGCCAGTCTTGCCAGGCCCATTGGGCGACCAACGAGCGGCAAGGGAGAGGGGGTGA